From one Streptomyces sp. R41 genomic stretch:
- a CDS encoding BTAD domain-containing putative transcriptional regulator, which yields MDGVPRVPEQRRPEESAALRFSVLGPVRAWREDEPLPAGSPQQRALLAALLLREGRTATASELIDALWGDEPPSQALAAVRTYASRLRKALGPEVLVSESGGYAIRSLGEGALDLARAQELAADAEKARGTGDLCRARELLRDALGHWDGEPLASIPGPYAETQRARLEEWRLQLLESRLDMDLEQGCHAEAVSELTALTAAHPLRERLRELLMLALYRSGRQAEALAVYADTRRLLADELGVDPRAGLKELQQRILQADPGLAEPSAPAAEPAAAPVRPAQLPATVTDFTGRSSFVQELSAVLASASSAEGRVMAVSALAGIGGVGKTTLAVHVAHQARGAFPDGQLYVDLQGAGARAAEPETVLGAFLRALGTADSAIPDSLEERSALYRSVLDGRRVLVLLDNARDAAQVRPLLPGTEGCAALVTSRVRMVDLAGAHLVDLDVMSPEEALQLFTKIVGEERVASEREAALDVVAACGFLPLAIRIAASRLAARRTWTVSVLAAKLADERRRLDELQAGDLAVKATFELGYGQLEPAQARAFRLLGLADGPDISLAAAAAVLDLPVEDTEDLLESLVDTSLLESAAPGRYRYHDLVRLYARACAERDEQPPSERDAAMSRLLDFYLATTAGVYEIDRPGDRLVDHLEVTEYPGLVFVDRHQAQDWLYAEAVCTLACVRQSMGPLSLARAVDLLWAACDLAESGANSKEYEAIAEAARTAAQKIAAPRAEARALTTLSFVHHITGRFDSADQAATRALELALATGDPLTSCWSSNILGVIALYQNRHEDGEAHLTRAIENFRACEDRPGEASALCNLSRIHLAAGRTASAVALAQQGTAMYDDMGHALKGANGRYALGLALTQSGQLSQAVDRLQEALEVFRDSRQRLWEGMTLFRLAEADLTARRPAQAAANAELALTVLRGIGGEWRRGNVLTVLGRALSGIGQIGRAQVCWREALDIFEALGAPEAAEVRTLLKPLAVA from the coding sequence ATGGACGGTGTGCCGCGAGTACCGGAGCAGCGGCGTCCCGAGGAATCGGCGGCGTTGCGCTTCAGCGTGCTCGGCCCGGTGCGCGCCTGGCGCGAGGACGAACCCCTGCCGGCGGGGTCCCCCCAACAACGCGCCCTGCTGGCGGCGCTACTCCTGCGAGAGGGCCGCACGGCGACGGCGTCCGAGCTCATCGACGCCCTGTGGGGCGACGAGCCACCGTCCCAGGCGCTGGCCGCCGTACGCACCTACGCGTCCCGGCTCAGGAAGGCACTGGGCCCCGAGGTCCTGGTCAGCGAGTCGGGCGGTTACGCGATCCGCTCGCTCGGGGAGGGCGCGCTGGACCTGGCCCGGGCCCAGGAGCTGGCGGCGGACGCCGAGAAGGCGCGCGGCACCGGCGACCTCTGCCGAGCCCGCGAGCTGCTTCGGGACGCGCTCGGCCACTGGGACGGGGAGCCGCTGGCGAGCATCCCCGGCCCGTACGCGGAGACGCAGCGCGCGCGCCTGGAGGAGTGGCGACTGCAACTGCTCGAGTCCCGTCTCGACATGGACCTGGAGCAGGGCTGCCACGCGGAGGCGGTCTCCGAGCTGACGGCCCTGACCGCCGCGCACCCCCTCCGGGAGCGGCTGCGCGAACTCCTGATGCTGGCGCTGTACCGCTCCGGCCGCCAGGCGGAGGCCCTGGCGGTGTACGCGGACACGCGGCGCCTGCTGGCCGACGAGCTGGGAGTGGACCCGCGGGCGGGCCTGAAAGAACTCCAGCAGCGCATCCTCCAGGCGGACCCGGGCCTCGCGGAACCGTCGGCTCCGGCGGCGGAGCCCGCGGCGGCGCCAGTGCGTCCCGCCCAACTTCCGGCCACCGTCACGGACTTCACGGGCCGTTCCTCCTTCGTCCAGGAGCTGAGCGCCGTCCTGGCCTCCGCCTCCTCGGCGGAGGGCCGGGTGATGGCGGTTTCGGCGCTGGCGGGGATCGGCGGCGTGGGCAAGACGACCCTCGCGGTACATGTGGCACACCAGGCGCGCGGGGCCTTCCCGGACGGGCAGCTGTACGTGGACCTGCAGGGCGCGGGGGCGCGGGCGGCGGAGCCGGAGACGGTGCTGGGAGCCTTCCTCCGGGCCCTGGGTACGGCGGACTCGGCGATCCCCGACTCCCTGGAGGAACGCTCGGCCCTGTACCGCTCGGTCCTGGACGGCCGCCGGGTCCTGGTCCTGCTGGACAACGCGCGGGATGCCGCACAGGTGCGTCCGCTGCTTCCCGGCACCGAGGGCTGCGCAGCGCTGGTGACGTCGCGGGTGCGGATGGTGGACCTGGCCGGGGCCCACTTGGTGGACCTGGACGTGATGAGCCCGGAGGAGGCCCTCCAGCTCTTCACGAAGATCGTGGGCGAGGAGCGGGTGGCGTCCGAACGGGAGGCCGCGCTGGACGTGGTGGCGGCGTGCGGCTTCCTGCCCCTGGCGATCCGCATCGCCGCGTCGCGACTGGCCGCCCGTCGCACATGGACGGTGTCCGTCCTGGCGGCAAAGCTCGCCGACGAACGCCGCCGACTGGACGAACTCCAGGCGGGCGACCTGGCCGTCAAGGCCACCTTCGAACTGGGCTACGGCCAACTGGAGCCGGCCCAGGCCCGGGCATTCCGCCTGCTGGGCCTGGCGGACGGCCCGGACATCTCCCTGGCCGCCGCGGCCGCGGTCCTGGACCTCCCGGTCGAGGACACCGAGGACCTCCTGGAGTCCCTCGTCGACACCTCCCTGCTGGAGTCCGCGGCGCCCGGTCGGTACCGGTACCACGACCTCGTCCGGCTCTACGCGCGTGCGTGCGCGGAGCGGGATGAGCAGCCGCCCAGTGAGCGGGATGCGGCCATGTCTCGGTTGCTGGACTTTTACTTGGCGACGACTGCCGGGGTCTATGAGATCGACCGGCCCGGAGACCGGCTGGTGGATCACCTCGAGGTCACGGAATATCCGGGCCTCGTGTTCGTGGATCGGCACCAGGCTCAGGACTGGCTGTATGCCGAGGCGGTCTGCACGTTGGCCTGCGTACGGCAGTCGATGGGCCCGCTATCCCTGGCACGGGCCGTCGATCTCCTGTGGGCGGCCTGCGACCTGGCCGAATCAGGGGCGAACTCCAAGGAGTACGAGGCCATTGCCGAAGCCGCACGCACCGCAGCGCAGAAGATCGCGGCCCCGCGCGCCGAGGCCCGGGCTCTCACGACCCTGTCCTTCGTGCACCACATCACCGGACGCTTCGACTCGGCCGACCAAGCAGCCACGCGCGCCCTGGAACTGGCCCTCGCCACCGGTGACCCCCTGACCAGCTGCTGGTCGTCCAACATCCTCGGTGTGATCGCGCTGTACCAGAACCGGCACGAGGACGGAGAGGCGCACCTGACCCGCGCCATCGAGAACTTCCGCGCCTGCGAGGACCGCCCGGGCGAGGCAAGCGCTCTGTGCAATCTGTCCCGCATTCACCTCGCCGCCGGACGCACCGCGAGCGCGGTGGCTCTGGCCCAGCAGGGCACGGCCATGTACGACGACATGGGCCACGCGCTGAAGGGAGCCAACGGCCGGTACGCCCTGGGGCTCGCGCTCACGCAGAGCGGTCAGCTCTCCCAGGCTGTCGACCGCCTGCAGGAGGCCCTCGAAGTGTTCCGGGACAGTCGCCAACGGCTCTGGGAAGGCATGACCCTTTTCCGTCTCGCCGAGGCCGACCTCACCGCCCGGCGTCCCGCACAGGCCGCCGCGAACGCCGAGTTGGCGCTGACCGTTCTCCGCGGGATCGGCGGCGAGTGGCGACGCGGCAACGTTCTCACTGTGCTCGGTCGGGCCCTGAGCGGCATCGGGCAGATCGGTCGTGCGCAGGTCTGCTGGCGGGAAGCCCTGGATATCTTCGAGGCTTTGGGCGCACCTGAGGCCGCTGAGGTGCGAACTCTCCTCAAGCCACTCGCCGTCGCCTGA